From the Clupea harengus chromosome 15, Ch_v2.0.2, whole genome shotgun sequence genome, one window contains:
- the LOC105908970 gene encoding trace amine-associated receptor 13c-like, whose amino-acid sequence MILHDVNITGDCLQPINSTCLKIYSSMAAYVSLYVFAAAVVIFTVCGNLLVIISVYHFKQLHTPTNILIISLAISDCLVGLFVMPVHSMILIESCSLFGSTFCSLYNMINFQLTFVSVYNISFIAVDRYFALSNPFLYSKKVSLLLAFIITTHVWIVSLFYNCALLYFNGNFRNKCADKCVPSVDEVWSTIDLVVVFILPCATIIVLYLKVFFIARRHAVLIRAAFKDRKHLDVQNNGGSMRLERKAAKVIGILVSVFLICLIPYYICMLLFDVLAQSYDRVVNTMLTLFFLNSTMNPIIYALFYPWFQKSMKLILTLRICRTDSSLINVLSNDS is encoded by the coding sequence ATGATTCTTCATGACGTCAACATCACAGGGGATTGCCTGCAGCCCATCAACTCTACTTGCTTAAAGATATACTCTTCTATGGCAGCTTATGTGTCACTCTATGTGTTTGCTGCAGCTGTGGTGatattcactgtgtgtgggAACCTTCTGGTAATAATCTCTGTGTATCATTTCAAGCAACTTCATACTCCAACAAATATTCTTATTATCTCTCTGGCTATTTCTGACTGTCTTGTAGGTTTATTTGTAATGCCAGTACATTCAATGATTTTGATTGAATCATGTTCATTGTTCGGGTCAACCTTCTGTTCCTTGTACAATATGATCAATTTCCAGTTAACCTTTGtctctgtatataatatttcttTCATCGCTGTAGACCGTTACTTTGCCTTAAGTAACCCTTTCCTCTATTCCAAGAAGGTTTCACTCTTACTAGCATTTATTATCACAACACATGTCTGGATTGTGTCACTGTTTTACAACTGTGCACTTCTTTACTTTAATGGGAACTTCAGGAACAAATGTGCAGATAAATGTGTTCCCTCTGTTGATGAAGTGTGGTCTACCATTGATCTTgtggttgtttttattttaccaTGTGCAACTATCATCGTTCTGTACCTAAAAGTCTTCTTTATTGCAAGAAGGCATGCAGTCCTAATCAGAGCAGCATTCAAGGACAGAAAGCATTTGGATGTCCAGAACAATGGTGGCTCAATGAGATTGGAGAGGAAAGCCGCCAAAGTTATTGGAATTCTTGTATCAGTCTTTCTGATATGTTTAATACCCtattatatttgtatgttgCTGTTTGATGTATTAGCCCAGTCATACGACCGTGTAGTGAATACCATGTTGACACTATTTTTCCTCAACTCCACTATGAACCCAATCATTTATGCTCTGTTCTATCCTTGGTTTCAGAAAAGCATGAAATTAATTCTCACACTGAGAATATGCAGGACTGACTCCTCATTGATAAATGTGCTCTCAAATGACTCTTGa
- the LOC116223772 gene encoding trace amine-associated receptor 13c-like has protein sequence MILHDVNITGDCLQSINSTCLKIYSSTAAYVSLYVFAAAVVIFTVCGNLLVIIAVYHFKQLHTPTNILIISLAISDCLVGVFVMPVHFMFLIESCSLFGSTFCSLYNMIYFQLTFVSVYNITFIAVDRYFALSNPFLYSKKVSLLLVFIITTHVWFVSLFYNCALLYFNGNFRNKCADKCFPSFHEVWSTIDLVVVFILPCATIIVLYLKVFFIARRHAVLIRAAFKDRKHLDVQNNGGSMRLERKAAKVIGILVSVFLVCLIPDYISMFLSDVLLVVNTTLTLFFLNSTMNPIIYALFYPWFQKSMKLIITLRICRTDSSLINVLSNDS, from the coding sequence ATGATTCTTCATGACGTCAACATCACAGGTGATTGCCTGCAGTCCATCAACTCTACTTGCTTAAAGATATACTCTTCTACAGCAGCTTATGTGTCACTCTATGTGTTTGCTGCAGCTGTGGTGatattcactgtgtgtgggAATCTTCTGGTAATAATCGCTGTGTATCATTTCAAGCAACTTCATACTCCAACAAATATTCTTATTATCTCTCTGGCTATTTCTGACTGTCTTGTGGGTGTATTTGTAATGCCAGTACATTTCATGTTTTTGATTGAATCGTGTTCACTGTTTGGGTCAACCTTCTGTTCCTTGTACAATATGATCTATTTCCAGTTAACCTTTGTCtctgtatataatattactTTCATCGCTGTAGACCGATACTTTGCCTTAAGTAACCCTTTCCTCTACTCCAAGAAGGTTTCACTCTTACTAGTATTCATTATCACAACACATGTCTGGTTTGTGTCACTGTTTTACAACTGTGCACTTCTTTACTTTAATGGGAACTTCAGGAACAAATGTGCAGATAAATGTTTTCCCTCTTTTCATGAAGTGTGGTCTACCATTGATCTTgtggttgtttttattttaccaTGTGCCACTATCATCGTTCTGTACCTAAAAGTCTTCTTCATTGCAAGAAGGCATGCAGTCCTAATCAGAGCAGCATTCAAGGACAGAAAGCATTTGGATGTCCAGAACAATGGAGGGTCAATGAGATTGGAGAGGAAAGCTGCTAAAGTTATTGGAATTCTTGTATCAGTCTTTCTGGTATGTTTAATACCAGATTATATTTCTATGTTTCTTTCTGATGTATTACTTGTAGTGAATACCACGTTGACACTATTTTTCCTCAACTCCACTATGAACCCCATCATTTATGCTCTGTTCTATCCTTGGTTTCAAAAAAGTATGAAATTAATTATCACACTGAGAATATGCAGGACTGACTCCTCATTGATAAATGTGCTCTCAAATGACTCTTGa
- the LOC116223785 gene encoding trace amine-associated receptor 13c-like, protein MILHNVNITGDCLQPINSTCLNIYSSMAAYVSLYVFAAAVVIFTVCGNLLVIIAVYHFKQLHTPTNILIISLAISDCLVGVFVIPVHFMFLIESCSLFGPTFCSLYKMINFQLTFVSIYNITFIAVDRYFALSNPFLYSKKVSLLLVFIITTHVWFVSLFYNCALLYFNGNFRNKCADKCVPSVDEVWSTIDLVVVFILPCATIIILYLKVFFIARRHAVLIRAAFKDRKHLDVQNNGGSMRLERKAAKVIGILVSVFLICLIPYYISTLLFDVLAQSYERVVNTMLTLFFLNSTMNPIIYALFYPWFQKSMKLIITLRICRTDSSLINVLSNDS, encoded by the coding sequence ATGATTCTTCATAATGTCAACATCACAGGGGATTGCCTGCAGCCCATCAACTCTACTTGCTTAAATATATACTCTTCTATGGCAGCTTATGTGTCACTCTATGTGTTTGCTGCAGCTGTGGTGatattcactgtgtgtgggAATCTTCTGGTAATAATCGCTGTGTATCATTTCAAGCAACTTCATACTCCAACAAATATTCTTATTATCTCACTGGCTATTTCTGACTGTCTTGTGGGTGTATTTGTAATACCAGTACATTTCATGTTTTTGATTGAATCATGTTCACTGTTCGGGCCAACCTTCTGTTCCTTGTACAAAATGATCAATTTCCAGTTAACCTTTGTCTCTATATATAATATTACTTTCATCGCTGTAGACCGATACTTTGCCTTAAGTAACCCTTTCCTCTACTCCAAGAAGGTTTCACTCTTACTAGTATTCATTATTACAACACATGTCTGGTTTGTGTCACTGTTTTACAACTGTGCACTTCTTTACTTTAATGGGAACTTCAGGAACAAATGTGCAGATAAATGTGTTCCCTCTGTTGATGAAGTGTGGTCTACCATTGATCTTgtggttgtttttattttaccaTGTGCCACTATCATCATTCTGTACCTAAAAGTCTTCTTCATTGCAAGAAGGCATGCAGTCCTAATCAGAGCAGCATTCAAGGACAGAAAGCATTTGGATGTCCAGAACAATGGTGGCTCAATGAGATTAGAGAGGAAAGCTGCTAAAGTTATTGGAATTCTTGTATCAGTCTTTCTGATATGTTTAATACCCTATTATATTTCTACGTTGCTGTTTGATGTATTAGCCCAGTCATACGAACGTGTAGTGAATACAATGTTGACACTATTTTTCCTCAACTCCACTATGAACCCCATCATTTATGCTCTGTTCTATCCTTGGTTTCAAAAAAGTATGAAATTAATCATCACACTGAGAATATGCAGGACTGACTCCTCATTGATAAATGTGCTCTCAAATGACTCTTGa